The Cohnella abietis genome has a segment encoding these proteins:
- a CDS encoding c-type cytochrome: MAHKHDPNEKIVFIGDSRVRKRDYSNVTPPDYTAFPGKSEAFIPNFLLKEWMVGVVVLVGFLVLVIAEPAPLGYPADPLNSAFIPMPDWYFLFLYQLLKYPYTSGDYLVLGVLGLSGLPFISLLLAPFLDTGKERRFYRRPIASSLMVVSLVAVTYLTWVSWNHYEHELALNGQTPEHIERKIKAEENREKGLPRQVPGKVKIPDMVAADDPAFTDTMTKAACISCHGAELEGANGPALRGIGDILNKEELVDVITNGKGNGNMPAFKGNLSDDQIDKVATWLSTQKAE, from the coding sequence ATGGCACATAAACATGATCCAAACGAAAAAATCGTATTTATCGGTGATTCACGCGTTCGCAAGCGCGATTACTCGAATGTGACACCACCGGACTATACCGCTTTCCCGGGTAAGTCTGAAGCCTTTATTCCAAACTTCTTGCTTAAGGAATGGATGGTAGGCGTTGTCGTGCTGGTAGGTTTCTTGGTGCTGGTCATTGCTGAACCGGCTCCACTTGGTTATCCAGCAGATCCATTAAACAGCGCATTCATTCCAATGCCGGACTGGTATTTCTTGTTCTTGTACCAGTTACTGAAATACCCGTACACTTCGGGAGATTATCTCGTGCTAGGTGTACTTGGTCTTTCGGGTCTTCCTTTTATCTCACTACTTCTTGCTCCTTTCCTCGATACAGGTAAAGAGCGCCGCTTCTACCGCCGCCCGATCGCTTCTTCATTGATGGTCGTGTCGTTAGTAGCTGTTACTTACTTGACTTGGGTTTCTTGGAACCATTACGAGCACGAGTTGGCATTGAATGGCCAAACTCCAGAGCATATAGAGCGCAAGATCAAAGCAGAGGAAAATAGAGAAAAAGGGTTGCCGCGTCAGGTTCCAGGTAAGGTGAAAATACCTGATATGGTTGCTGCGGACGATCCAGCCTTTACGGACACGATGACAAAGGCTGCTTGTATTTCTTGTCATGGTGCTGAGCTTGAAGGCGCTAACGGTCCTGCATTACGTGGAATCGGCGATATTCTTAACAAAGAAGAACTCGTGGACGTTATTACAAATGGTAAAGGCAATGGCAACATGCCTGCATTTAAGGGGAATTTGTCCGACGATCAAATCGATAAAGTGGCAACTTGGCTTTCCACACAAAAAGCGGAATAA
- a CDS encoding DUF1405 domain-containing protein, with product MNWWKWLLSRSILLHPTTLWILMLIYVPGTLYGYYWYKDQLVKVWNEHPHWQIPFVPDSPTASLFFALAVLWLWVSPKPSKRQWVNAVRGVIEALGVVTSVKYGIWATAIIFAGQAQGDVLHWDHWMLIIGHTAMAVTALLYARFFTFGGLALLAAAMWTFLNDTLDYSYDIFPYLPTQLYDDLFYVGLFTFLLTALSVLAAALSKFLFIKEPR from the coding sequence TTGAACTGGTGGAAATGGCTTCTCTCTAGAAGTATATTGCTTCATCCAACAACTTTGTGGATACTTATGCTGATTTATGTTCCAGGTACTCTGTACGGTTATTATTGGTACAAGGACCAATTGGTTAAAGTATGGAACGAGCACCCTCATTGGCAAATTCCTTTCGTTCCTGACAGCCCTACCGCTTCATTATTTTTCGCATTAGCCGTTCTATGGCTGTGGGTTTCTCCAAAGCCTTCTAAGCGTCAATGGGTTAATGCCGTGCGTGGTGTTATTGAAGCACTCGGCGTTGTGACGTCGGTCAAATATGGCATTTGGGCTACGGCTATTATTTTTGCCGGACAAGCTCAAGGAGATGTCCTGCACTGGGATCATTGGATGCTTATTATCGGACATACAGCAATGGCAGTGACCGCACTTCTCTACGCTAGGTTTTTCACGTTTGGAGGCTTAGCATTACTTGCTGCTGCGATGTGGACATTCCTTAATGACACCTTGGATTACAGCTATGATATATTTCCTTACTTACCGACGCAATTGTATGATGACTTATTTTACGTGGGACTCTTTACCTTCCTGCTAACTGCGCTAAGTGTGTTGGCGGCAGCATTATCAAAGTTTCTTTTTATTAAAGAACCAAGGTAG
- a CDS encoding sporulation protein YpjB yields the protein MFLLTLQFQRRRRLRIMAASILLSLCLFICTPALALGSPSVASQSLVSNKVDQATGKAYDSFLKSAIALYDAVNDGEIEVVMQCLAAIEEQFRSLSMKEIVTADGIHALAQNVTEMKRAVAASSPDEHKWKSGAAALRLAADALAHPSKPIWHQYRNVLNEDIARLSKALPGKSSDSSAISKTALLAYNQLSEHYRVIRTAALLKEEPWKIERGDSVLRYTDRILKGNAPNEQMLQGAIKALQEAMDGLFPGSKQTSATIVPPITTAPPSWGWTAMMGSFIVTILTWVGWKRYKVDEYVGQGKRNKPDESEDAAQKMLKRWKK from the coding sequence GTGTTTTTATTAACATTGCAATTCCAAAGACGTAGAAGGCTGCGGATTATGGCAGCAAGCATTTTACTTAGCTTGTGCTTATTTATATGTACACCAGCATTGGCTTTGGGAAGTCCTTCTGTTGCCAGCCAATCGTTAGTGTCAAATAAAGTAGATCAAGCAACTGGAAAAGCTTATGATAGCTTTCTAAAGTCTGCTATCGCGTTGTATGATGCTGTGAACGACGGTGAAATTGAAGTTGTCATGCAATGCTTAGCGGCTATAGAGGAGCAATTTCGTTCCTTGTCAATGAAGGAAATTGTAACGGCGGATGGTATTCATGCGTTAGCTCAAAATGTGACAGAGATGAAGAGAGCCGTTGCAGCTTCTTCACCCGATGAGCATAAGTGGAAGTCAGGGGCAGCAGCTCTGAGATTAGCAGCTGATGCGTTGGCTCATCCATCAAAGCCAATTTGGCATCAATATCGTAATGTTCTGAATGAAGATATAGCGAGACTCAGCAAAGCCTTACCGGGAAAATCGTCTGATTCTAGCGCCATTTCAAAAACAGCACTGTTGGCGTATAATCAATTATCCGAGCATTATCGAGTCATACGTACAGCAGCACTACTTAAGGAAGAGCCTTGGAAAATAGAACGAGGTGACTCTGTTCTTCGTTACACCGATCGTATTCTTAAAGGGAATGCTCCGAATGAACAAATGCTTCAGGGAGCTATTAAAGCGTTGCAGGAAGCGATGGATGGCTTATTTCCTGGTAGTAAGCAGACTTCCGCTACAATTGTACCCCCAATAACAACGGCGCCACCGTCATGGGGATGGACTGCCATGATGGGCTCCTTTATTGTAACGATCCTTACTTGGGTTGGTTGGAAACGCTACAAGGTGGATGAATATGTTGGTCAGGGAAAACGTAATAAACCCGATGAATCTGAGGACGCGGCCCAAAAAATGCTGAAGAGATGGAAAAAATAG
- a CDS encoding YitT family protein, which produces MNEAFSWSNIRSWSLLVAGTAIYAFGLQYFIIPNMLMEGGVTGVAVLLNYALNLPVSLTSLLINLPLFFLGWRQLGKHAMIYTFAGTLLLSLFLWITEVLVAHGWLIPFISTQDFILVVLYAGVTLGVGLGLVFRAGGTTGGVDIIARILHRLKGWSMGQIILSLDVLILCVSLLFIPKEKVLYTLVSVFIASRIIDFIQEGAYSAKAFTILCHTPEKLAKDITLELERGVTLMPATGGYSGESKMIVYCVVSRFEIRKLKSLIRLHDRQAFIVISDVHDVLGEGFREE; this is translated from the coding sequence ATGAATGAAGCCTTTTCATGGAGCAACATAAGATCTTGGAGCTTGTTAGTCGCAGGAACCGCCATATATGCTTTCGGTCTTCAGTATTTTATTATCCCGAATATGCTCATGGAGGGCGGAGTTACCGGCGTTGCTGTGCTTTTGAATTACGCTTTGAATTTGCCTGTCTCTCTGACTTCCCTATTGATCAATCTCCCTTTGTTTTTTCTGGGATGGCGTCAGCTTGGGAAGCATGCGATGATTTACACCTTCGCAGGGACATTGCTGCTTTCTTTATTTTTGTGGATTACAGAGGTTCTGGTCGCTCATGGCTGGCTAATTCCGTTCATCTCTACGCAGGACTTTATCCTTGTCGTCCTCTATGCTGGAGTTACGCTTGGCGTAGGTCTAGGATTAGTATTCCGAGCTGGGGGAACGACGGGTGGCGTAGATATTATTGCAAGAATTTTGCACCGCTTAAAAGGCTGGAGCATGGGTCAAATCATACTTTCATTGGACGTATTAATCCTTTGTGTATCCCTTCTATTCATACCGAAGGAGAAAGTGTTGTACACCTTGGTTAGTGTATTCATTGCCTCTAGAATCATTGATTTCATACAAGAAGGCGCCTATTCGGCTAAGGCTTTCACGATATTGTGTCATACCCCGGAGAAGCTGGCCAAGGACATTACATTGGAGCTTGAGCGCGGGGTGACCCTAATGCCAGCAACTGGAGGCTACTCGGGTGAGAGTAAGATGATCGTTTACTGCGTTGTTAGCCGATTTGAAATTCGCAAATTAAAAAGCCTTATCCGTCTTCATGACCGGCAGGCTTTTATCGTCATTAGTGATGTTCATGATGTACTCGGTGAAGGCTTCCGTGAAGAGTAA
- a CDS encoding nucleotide pyrophosphohydrolase — protein sequence MGESRITDLTLTERTLADIQRDVDAYISQFKEGYFSPMSMLARMTEEVGELAREVNHQFGEKPKKKDEDDNSIEMELGDILFIVTCFANSLGIDMTEAHRKVMHKFNTRDADRWTKKYTDNV from the coding sequence ATGGGAGAATCCCGCATAACTGATTTAACGCTGACGGAGCGTACGCTTGCCGACATTCAACGTGATGTTGATGCCTATATTTCGCAATTTAAGGAAGGGTACTTCTCACCGATGTCAATGCTTGCTAGAATGACGGAAGAGGTAGGCGAGCTAGCTCGTGAGGTTAATCACCAATTTGGTGAAAAACCGAAAAAGAAGGATGAAGATGATAACTCAATTGAAATGGAATTGGGCGATATTCTCTTTATTGTTACTTGTTTTGCCAATTCATTAGGCATTGATATGACAGAAGCACATCGTAAGGTTATGCATAAATTCAATACCCGAGATGCCGACAGGTGGACCAAGAAGTACACCGATAACGTGTAA
- a CDS encoding tetratricopeptide repeat protein, with translation MDGETCLRQAYEAIFHGDFELAIYWFGQAIAIEPENAAYHYRGSITCARSGKLKLALTYAERAVQLDPNDSSYQLNLRMILSRQKIIEARGLLASASPDIEKSLELLQEAAKLDPLSAEARLLLGVLYRIQRNYKLALDSLRDALQLEPQHEEAKRLLHEVRAERRRLLKQQYSHYNSKRNR, from the coding sequence ATGGATGGGGAAACGTGCCTCCGGCAGGCTTATGAAGCCATTTTTCATGGGGATTTCGAATTAGCTATATACTGGTTTGGGCAGGCAATAGCAATTGAACCCGAGAATGCTGCCTATCATTACAGAGGATCCATTACCTGTGCAAGGAGCGGTAAGCTTAAGCTTGCACTAACGTATGCTGAAAGAGCCGTACAGTTAGATCCGAATGATTCGAGCTATCAATTAAACCTGCGGATGATCTTGTCCAGACAGAAAATCATTGAGGCAAGAGGGCTGCTAGCTTCAGCTTCACCAGACATTGAGAAGAGCCTGGAGTTATTGCAGGAAGCTGCGAAGCTTGACCCGTTGTCAGCAGAAGCCAGATTGCTGCTCGGTGTCCTGTACCGGATACAAAGGAATTATAAGCTTGCATTAGATTCCCTACGAGATGCTCTTCAGCTTGAGCCTCAGCATGAAGAAGCCAAACGCTTGCTACACGAAGTGCGGGCAGAGAGACGCCGCCTTCTTAAACAACAATATTCTCACTACAACTCGAAAAGGAACAGGTGA
- the dapB gene encoding 4-hydroxy-tetrahydrodipicolinate reductase yields MSQKITVAVAGAGGRMGREVVKMVLEDPELQLVAAIGNTSTGAVDAGSLVGKPDTGVIVLSNLADALSVSRPDVLVDFTNPKSAMPNTETALAYGVRPVIGTTGFTPEQIVELDKICRDKGIGGLIAPNFSIGAILMMKFSAMAAKYFPHVEIIEYHGDQKLDAPSGTSIKTAELISQARQELRQGNPNEEEVIEGARGGYYDGFRIHSVRLPGVFAQQEVVFGAFGQTLKIRHDSFDRAGYMPGVNTAIKKIMSVTGMVYGFEHFLD; encoded by the coding sequence ATGTCTCAAAAAATTACTGTAGCCGTAGCTGGAGCAGGCGGAAGAATGGGCCGTGAAGTCGTAAAAATGGTATTAGAAGATCCTGAACTACAGTTAGTAGCAGCAATTGGTAATACTTCAACAGGCGCAGTTGACGCCGGGTCACTAGTCGGGAAGCCCGATACCGGCGTCATCGTTTTATCCAATTTGGCCGATGCCTTGTCTGTCAGCCGTCCCGATGTCCTTGTTGATTTCACGAATCCTAAGTCTGCGATGCCCAATACCGAAACGGCACTTGCCTATGGTGTGCGTCCTGTAATTGGAACAACCGGCTTTACACCGGAGCAAATCGTAGAACTAGACAAAATCTGTCGAGATAAAGGAATCGGTGGGCTGATCGCTCCTAACTTTTCCATCGGGGCCATCCTTATGATGAAATTTTCTGCGATGGCTGCCAAGTATTTTCCCCATGTGGAAATCATTGAATACCATGGTGACCAAAAATTAGATGCTCCGTCAGGTACATCAATAAAAACGGCGGAATTAATATCACAAGCAAGACAGGAGCTTCGTCAAGGAAACCCGAATGAAGAGGAAGTCATTGAAGGCGCTAGAGGTGGCTATTACGACGGATTCCGCATACATAGCGTTCGGCTCCCTGGAGTGTTTGCCCAACAGGAGGTTGTGTTCGGTGCGTTTGGACAAACTCTCAAAATACGTCACGATTCCTTCGATCGTGCTGGCTATATGCCTGGTGTTAATACTGCAATCAAAAAAATCATGAGCGTAACAGGCATGGTTTATGGATTCGAGCACTTCTTAGATTAA
- a CDS encoding methylglyoxal synthase: protein MMEIALIAHDRKKDEMVNFAIAYEHVLKHHRLYATGTTGTRIMESTSLTIHRFMSGPLGGDQQIGARVAENTMDLILFFRDPLMAQPHEPDIIALLRLSDVQGIPVATNVATGELLVKALERGDFAWRELVHKYKPGIEE from the coding sequence ATGATGGAAATCGCGCTAATCGCTCACGACAGAAAAAAAGATGAGATGGTGAATTTCGCCATCGCCTATGAGCATGTACTTAAGCATCATAGGCTCTATGCAACGGGAACAACAGGAACTCGAATTATGGAAAGCACTTCCTTAACTATACATCGTTTCATGTCCGGACCTTTAGGCGGAGACCAGCAGATTGGAGCCAGAGTAGCGGAAAATACGATGGACCTCATCCTATTTTTCCGTGATCCATTAATGGCACAGCCGCACGAGCCGGATATTATTGCACTTCTAAGGCTTAGTGATGTACAGGGTATCCCGGTGGCGACGAATGTCGCGACAGGGGAGCTGCTTGTTAAAGCGTTGGAGCGCGGAGATTTTGCTTGGCGCGAGCTCGTACATAAATATAAGCCGGGGATAGAAGAATGA
- the bshB1 gene encoding bacillithiol biosynthesis deacetylase BshB1, with protein sequence MSKIAHKQLDILIFAAHPDDAEIGMGGTIAKHIKEGLSVGIIDLTYAEMSSNGDVETRQKEAAEASRVLGLTVRDNLGLPDRRLAVIAQHTDLMVEAIRKYRPRLVFAPYVIDRHPDHITCSRMAEEAVFNAKLRKYLPELPAWTVDQLIFYFINDAHTPQLLIDVSDVHDIKMNALKAYRSQFLPADNQADWVETPLTGAYLELIVARDRLLGQAKKYKYAEGFIAKGPVALNYF encoded by the coding sequence ATGAGTAAGATTGCTCATAAGCAATTAGACATACTCATATTTGCTGCACATCCAGACGACGCGGAAATCGGCATGGGTGGAACGATTGCTAAGCACATTAAGGAAGGCTTATCGGTAGGAATTATCGATTTGACTTATGCTGAGATGTCTTCGAATGGGGATGTCGAAACGAGGCAAAAGGAAGCTGCTGAAGCCTCGAGGGTGCTTGGTTTGACTGTGAGGGATAATCTTGGCCTGCCTGACCGCCGGCTTGCGGTAATTGCCCAGCACACGGATCTTATGGTTGAGGCTATTCGCAAATATCGCCCTCGGCTTGTTTTTGCTCCTTATGTTATTGATAGGCATCCCGATCATATCACTTGTAGTCGGATGGCTGAGGAAGCCGTATTTAATGCTAAGCTGCGAAAATATTTGCCTGAGCTACCGGCATGGACGGTTGATCAGCTCATTTTTTATTTCATCAACGACGCACATACGCCTCAGCTATTAATTGACGTAAGTGATGTACATGATATTAAGATGAATGCCCTTAAGGCTTATCGTTCGCAATTTCTTCCGGCTGACAATCAAGCAGATTGGGTTGAAACGCCGCTTACGGGAGCTTATTTAGAGCTTATCGTGGCCAGAGATCGTTTGCTTGGGCAGGCTAAGAAATATAAATATGCCGAAGGCTTCATTGCCAAAGGCCCAGTTGCCCTTAATTACTTCTAA